The Carcharodon carcharias isolate sCarCar2 chromosome 15, sCarCar2.pri, whole genome shotgun sequence genome includes a window with the following:
- the LOC121287863 gene encoding histone H2AX-like, with amino-acid sequence MSGRGKTGGKGRAKAKTRSSRAGLQRRIHRLLRKGHYAERVGAGDPVDLAALLEYLTDEILELAGNAARDNKKTRIIPRHRQLAFLNDEELGGVTIAQDGVLPNIQAVLLPKKTGQPGKGYA; translated from the coding sequence ATGTCCGGTCGCGGTAAAACCGGAGGCAAAGGGCGCGCCAAGGCCAAGACTCGCTCCTCCAGAGCCGGGCTCCAGAGACGTATCCACCGGCTGCTGCGCAAGGGCCACTATGCCGAGCGGGTCGGGGCCGGAGACCCCGTCGACCTGGCCGCCCTCCTCGAGTACCTGACGGACGAGATCCTCGAGCTGGCCGGCAACGCGGCCCGGGACAACAAGAAGACCCGCATCATCCCTCGCCACCGGCAGCTCGCCTTCCTCAACGACGAGGAGCTGGGTGGGGTCACCATAGCCCAGGATGGGGTCCTGCCCAACATTCAggctgtgctgctgcccaagaaaaccGGGCAGCCCGGCAAGGGTTACGCCTGA